Genomic segment of Primulina tabacum isolate GXHZ01 chromosome 11, ASM2559414v2, whole genome shotgun sequence:
CATAAGGTGCTGTGCACTTAGTTAACCACTCTTCTCCCCCCCAACATAACATCATACACCATAAGCAAATTAAATCTGAAAAACCCTCATTACTCTTCGATGAGCCAGACCATACATCACCGGAGTAATCTAAGATCGTAAATTTGAATGTGTTTCATAGGTTCAGGCAGTATTAAAGTGCACCTTAGTCCTTAGCATCAATTTAAAGACTATGAAATAAAATTTGCCTTCAGTGTAACAGGGTAGAATATTGAaaagtttcaaaacaaaaataagttGAACAATGCAATTGTGTTCTAAAATCACAGACAGAGCATCAGAAATTATCTTCTCTACGGATTctgtattttaaagcataatgCAAGCACAGTGCAATAATGGTAAATTGAGCTGCCAATCATGCCGTAACAAAGTAAACCAGAAGCAGACACTCACGTCCCGGAAAATCCCAAGATTCCACTAGTCAAAAGGACTCCAAACTACAATAaattcaaacaaaaaaaaatcatcaacggaagcaaaatatataaaaaaatcgaaTTCAACACAATAAAATCAATGGGAACTCACAACGGTGGGATACTTAGTAATAGGAGCAGCAAGCAGGGCTGCTGTGTGAACCAAATGATACACGGATGCCGTGTGCCACACCTTCCAACCAATATACACAAAGTAAAACCCCAAAGTCAAAgcaaaagaagaaaaacatACGGGTAACAACTTTGTGCCAGAGACGAGGATCCATTGCTCATTCATTAACAAAGTCCGAgcaaaagaagaaaaacatACGGGTAAGAACTTTGTGCCAGATACGAGGATCCATACCTCTTTGTAAGAAGGGTTCTTCGGCTTGAAAAAATGGGCGCCGTACGTTCCCAGCCCGAGAGCAGCAACACCTTTcaacaattttaaattttatttgttgaacaaaataaagaattacAAGAAAGAATCAATGAAAAACTGGATTTTCTAGCAGCTGGTGGATTCATTGCAAAACAGCAGTCAAAGATCAGAATCGCAGTTCCGTAAATGACCCATCAGAATCAAAACCAAAAGGGAAGAAAACAGATGATTTACCAGAGACAGCAGCAACTTTGTGCCAGAGACGAGGATCCATTGCAGATTTTGTTCCTTGTTGCAGATTTTGTGGGCTGTGTGAGGTTTCGTGGATTTTACCTGCCTTGCGTTTACTGCTCCTCAGCATTGAAATGTGTAGCCAGTTTGACCAATTTCTGAATATTATTTTAAcgtaattaattataaaaattaatgtttaaaaatttttaaaattctaatttcatttaaaatttattttatttctatcaaaagtaagcttaaaCATCCtactttatttaatattttgtaaaaacATCATTGACCTCTTTTTTTGGTACATGATATTATTATACCTATCAAGTTTGTCCAAAAGACATAAGACTATGCAATATTTCaagcatgtatcataatataacataaatataagagttttttttattaatacgTCATGCattcatataataaattaaacattttatttCTTTGACTGAAATGTCGTCGGGTTGTATCCATCGAGTTTTATAGACTGCTCCTCACAATCTAGCAACGCAGTCTcaacaaataattaatgatGTAGATCCCTTCAACAATACTTAGCACAACATTGTATCATTTCCTAACTCGAGTGTATAAGAAAGaagtttaattttaaaaataatacatgaaagGAATAATAAACATTGGTTCCTTTATTCAAAtatacattatattattacattGTTAGAGGAGGAGAAAATTGTTTAACTACTTACCGTAGCTAGAATTACAACACACATAAactgaaaatattaaaaattttattttgaaagaaaaatgaagaTGATGAATGATGTATTATCTAGCTTTTGTCATGATATATATAGAATCCTTGATGGATTTGAAATACGGACTTCAATCTTGAATAATTTCTTTACATTATTGTTAGTTGTGGCTGACAATATCTTGTGGTAGGTGGTCATGTCAAACCACTAGTTATTGGTTCGTATTTTTATGAAGGTTAAGTGGTTCATTCTTTTTTAGTGGGTTGGTTGGATCACaaaatttctttatttttgtcGGAGAATAGTTTGTTTTTGTATGGTCCCATGAGAAAACGTGACTTGTGTGATCCTTCACCACTTAGGCTTGTTTCTGCATTATGTTTCCGGTTAGATCTTGATCAAAAATCATTTACAAATATTGTCTCTTTCTGGTTCGGGCATTATGGGCAGATTTCTTATGACCATCTTCCCAAATGAGCTATGGACAGATGCCTTCTGATCATCTTCCACGATAGCTTGCTGATCAACAGAATAGTACTtctattttcaaatatatcttctgcaaaactaattttttcatgtcatagtatttaacagaaaatatatatttacaaaattttgataaaacttaaatgaaaACTTGACTTTATCTATCTCTGTGATACAAACCCATAATATCACGTCCCGAGAACGAGGCATCGCTGACATCCAACATTgttaatcaaataacaataagcCTCGTAGCAATTAGCCATATACAACTCTATTTCATAAACTTCCATTGTCTttacaaataaagaaaaatataaagttTGTGGAAGCgattatttacaaaaaaaagtACAAAATTTACGAATGAAAGACGAAGGAGAACTCTTGGGCTTGAACATCCCGTGTTTGACCTTCTTCTTTCTGATTATTTACCAGACCCAAAACAGCTCTTGCTCCCTTTCTTCAAcctgtttttctttttcatctAGGAAGGGATGGAAGGGATGagcgttttgggaaacactAAACCAATCGAATACCAGAAAACATTTGATACATAATGTTTTAAAATCATCTTCTTTTTATATAGCATAATATATCAGAGTTGGATGAACAGAAATCAGACATAGAATAAATCGGAACTTCAACTTAGGACATTTCAGAATAGAACTTATCAAAGCTTATCAGACAAACACATCATAATGGTCATTGGCTATCCTTGATCTtgagctccctctgggccttctcttGTAAATAggctccttctggggccttttcccgtatCCAGGCACCTTATGGGGTCTTTTCCCATAGACAGGAtccctctggggctttttcccTCACAGGCTTTCCCGATGCATCATTATCATATTCAAACTTATAACTTATCATTCGGAGATGGATTGGTTCGAACAGAATGACACCAACATAGAACGAAATGGAGGAGTATAAGCAAACACACAGACGGAACGAAAACAATTTGAAGCACCTTTCGAAAGCAACACTTGTACATAACATGCAGTAGATGATCGAATTTTAAATAAtacataatctttaaaacatataaaccCACTTACTTTTGGTTCGAAAATGCGGCTTGAACTTGATTGCTACTTGGACGAAGTTTCGGCCAAAACTTGGACATCACCTAGTTGGTCCTTTGACCAGAGTTTCGAGTTGTTTCAGCAATACTTCGACGTGTTTTTGTTGAGGCACGAACGACTGCACGAAGCTTCCGAAGTGAGATGGGAGGGAATTTCAGTGTGGTTTTTGCTACAACACGtggggtatttataggtgaaaaaTGTGACATTTCCCTTCGCCATCATTCAGCCGTccaatcctcttcaaaagcccAAGGGTGATGGTCCAATTAGCCTCCAAATGGTCAAAGGTTATCCACAACCAAAGGTCACCTTGGTGTACTCAAGGGTCACTCCTTACACATTGATTATATCCCATTTTTAGTTCTTCTCCTGGCTGAATTTTTGTCTCACCTCCAAATGGTCAAAGGTTATCCACAACCAAGGCTCATCTTTGTACTCAAGAGTCACTCTTTATACATGATTATATCCATTTTTAGTTCTTCTCCTGGCTGAATTTTTATCTCCTTTAGGACAAGCATCAATGAGCTTCCTTGAACTAAGATTTTAAGCTTGTGAGCTAAGGGTTTCTTCCCGTGAAtcaatgagcttccttgagctgaggtttTAAGCTTGTGAGCTAAGGGTTTTCTCTTACGAGCGACGTCCCTTCAAATTATTATGGTTTTGCATTGCTTCGGTTTCcttttgagctactttccgagATTTTTGAGctgaaaatttacgtatattgTTGAGTTTCTTTAATTAAAAGTTATGTATGATTTAAACATTCGGATTTCATTGCTTCCGTGATTTGCTACGAATATCTGGATCCTCACATCTAGTGTCCATGCTCTTCAAGTAGAATTGTCGTCTTCATTAAATGATGAATCAAGACGTGTTTCATTTTCTGGAGTTTCCTTGATGAACTTTTGGATGTTCATCTCTAGTCTCCAAAGCTTGAAGTAATGAAATGTTTTGTGTGAGCCTTTCCCAACTGGTTCTAGTGCTGCAGTAAAAATGAAATGtctacttttatttttaaagctAAATCTCGAAATAACTAATTTCAAGCGTGCATTAAAATTATTCCAAAACGTAAACCCTAGACGGTCGAGATCCGTGATTCAAAAGTCAAACATACAAAAATCCTGAcaaccatcaacatataaaaatgaaaGAGTATCAATATATCCATGATCTCTCCTAactcataaacatgatgtggGGAAAAATAAGGTCCTCAGGTTAGCGTGCGCACGTCCAGCCCcacctactcagtcttcggcacctcgaGTCTCCTCATcgatatgctcacctgcatcattcacacctagtgagtctaaaaattCAACACACCATAAATGTTATAAtgagtacatatacataacatgcaactgtgaaaagtactgtaatcaacatacatttcatgatcttaaaaaagTTAACTTAAACGTATCGTGACaaagcataacgtgtcaaaacatgtctcaactatcatcatatattttttttcattgaattcagttcattagtaatgactttcgtatcagttctatcgtatcagctctattcgatggatcaatctacgtataactgtggtacccgacgacggggacatcagcgacagtattatccatccactgagccttggccttacatgtcatcgtattcgtattcgtataagtcacaatcaactctcatccttcaaaacatgtcaacatattcatcacttataaaaatcatgcatatacgtaaatttctttaaaatcaagcatgcaacgtatttatcatatCTACATAAAAATTCGTGTTCGTGATAGCATATACATTAAAAATGTGTAATTTCGTGATCAGGGCACTacaggactgcta
This window contains:
- the LOC142519299 gene encoding uncharacterized protein LOC142519299; translated protein: MLRSSKRKAGKIHETSHSPQNLQQGTKSAMDPRLWHKVAAVSGVAALGLGTYGAHFFKPKNPSYKEVWHTASVYHLVHTAALLAAPITKYPTVFGVLLTSGILGFSGTCYAVAYLEDRTYSRVAPFGGFAFIGAWASLLF